From Glycine soja cultivar W05 chromosome 4, ASM419377v2, whole genome shotgun sequence, the proteins below share one genomic window:
- the LOC114409569 gene encoding tetraspanin-7-like produces MCCRLSNSLVGLLNLLSFLLSIPILVTGVWLHKQAETECERWLEKPLIVLGVFLLVVSLAGLLGACCRLSCLLWLYLFVMFILIIVVSAFTVFAFVVTNKGAGEVVSNRGYREYRLGDYSNWLQNRVTNPHTWNRIKSCLQSAKLCDKFETQFANDSAQQFYAENLSALQSGCCKPSNDCNFAYQGPSVWNKTDGVNHSNPDCNAWDNDSNVLCFNCESCKAGFLQNLKTDWKKVTIVNVIFLVFLIIVYSVGCCAFRNNMRGNWKY; encoded by the exons ATGTGTTGTCGCTTGAGCAACAGCCTGGTAGGGTTGCTGAACCTGCTCTCCTTCCTCCTGTCGATACCCATTCTGGTAACCGGCGTGTGGCTGCACAAGCAAGCGGAAACGGAATGCGAGAGATGGCTGGAGAAGCCCCTCATCGTGTTGGGCGTTTTCCTCTTGGTGGTGTCCCTGGCAGGTCTTCTCGGGGCGTGTTGCCGCCTCTCGTGCCTCCTCTGGCTCTACCTCTTCGTCATGTTCATCCTCATCATCGTTGTCTCCGCCTTCACCGTCTTCGCATTCGTTGTCACCAACAAGGGCGCTGGCGAGGTAGTTTCTAACCGCGGTTACAGGGAGTACCGGCTTGGCGACTACTCAAACTGGTTGCAGAACAGAGTGACCAACCCCCACACGTGGAACCGGATCAAGAGCTGCCTCCAGTCGGCCAAACTCTGCGACAAATTCGAAACTCAATTTGCCAACGACTCCGCGCAGCAGTTCTACGCGGAGAACTTGTCCGCGCTCCAG TCCGGGTGTTGTAAGCCATCAAACGACTGTAATTTTGCGTATCAGGGTCCATCTGTCTGGAACAAGACTGATGGTGTAAATCATTCCAACCCTGACTGTAATGCTTGGGACAATGATTCCAATGTTCTGTGCTTCAATTGCGAATCTTGCAAGGCTGGGTTCCTGCAGAACCTTAAGACTGACTGGAAGAAGGTGACGATTGTCAATGTGATATTCCTTGTCTTCCTCATTATTGTGTACTCTGTTGGTTGCTGCGCGTTCCGGAATAACATGAGAGGCAATTGGAAGTACTAG